A stretch of Hydractinia symbiolongicarpus strain clone_291-10 chromosome 9, HSymV2.1, whole genome shotgun sequence DNA encodes these proteins:
- the LOC130657854 gene encoding uncharacterized protein LOC130657854, with translation MLKLKVILNLMFAHAVVASNMGRMKIIKTGLTVSWLNMKRYPNRVLDVAPIAAYSTTSKEKCGSVCLKTPACKSLNLKQESASQYQCDLLDTTMFETNCKFIWNETASHYEFVSNCTTNYSICKDPLKICVPNDDFTSYTCKQKQHVQLHQAQFCSANYNYNTTNVAWEFPYCGFCRETGSVYILLNKYNSIYNRTWEEYKNGFGNPGTMDYWIGLEMLQKLTNPPVLLVAYCATGDTGTGNTYHNFTVSSESDFYRMSVAEYI, from the exons atgttaaaacttaaagttattttaaacttAATGTTTGCACATGCAGTTGTCGCATCCAATATGGGGAGAATGAAAATAATCAAGACAGGTTTGACGGTTAGCTGGTTGAACATGAAAAGATATCCCAATCGTGTTTTGGACGTAGCTCCAATTGCAGCATATTCCACTACCAGTAAAGAGAAATGTGGAAGCGTTTGTTTGAAAACTCCTGCttgtaaaagtttaaatttaaaacaagaatCTGCTTCTCAATATCAGTGTGATCTGTTGGATACAACCATGTTTGAAACGAATTGCAAATTTATTTGGAATGAAACTGCATCGCATTACGAATTTGTT AGCAACTGCACAACAAATTATAGTATCTGTAAAGACCCTTTAAAAATTTGTGTGCCTAATGACGACTTCACATCGTATACATGCAAGCAAAAGCAACACGTTCAACTTCATCAGGCGCAATTTTGTTCTGCAAATTATAATTACAACACTACTAATGTTGCTTGGGAATTTCCGTACTGCGGCTTTTGTCGCGAAACAG GttctgtttacattttgttgaatAAATACAACTCAATTTATAACAGAACGTGGGAGGAGTACAAAAATGGTTTTGGTAATCCTGGAACTATGGACTACTGGATTGGTCTGGAAATGCTGCAAAAATTAACGAATCCTCCTGTTTTACTTGTCGCGTATTGCGCAACTGGCGACACCGGCACGGGTAACACTTATCACAACTTTACTGTCTCATCAGAAAGTGACTTCTACAGAATGAGCGTCGCAG AATACATATAA
- the LOC130657853 gene encoding uncharacterized protein LOC130657853, with translation MLRKGVYPYKHMDGWQRFEELELPPKEAFYSKLSMNEISDEDYQYAKEVWNVITPKVDNVTMGYYHDIYLTIGVCLDNYKLDPAHFYSAPGLAWKAALKFTGIRASQRSQHAPDVREGYKRRPYDPDEESSYLQYLDANNPYGWAMRQDLPTDGFKCVSNVEAFTERRFIRKLVEDSKDGYILEIDIDYPEELHKKHNELPFLPGRKKVHKVEKLIPNLEIKCKYVVHIRALYEAINHGLEFKKVHRVIRFNQKAWLAGYIDHNTRLRTNARNEFEKDFYKLMNLLVFGKTMENIRNHRNIQLVTNEEKYMKLVMKPNFKGGSRSSKNLLGVEMGKTEVKMKKPIYIWQVILDMSKLIMYEFHYDYMQPKYGSKLQLSYMDTDSFVYDIRTEDFYRDIAQDVEARFDTSAYNADDNRPFPIGENKKVVGLMKDELGGKIMTELITLRAELYAYKSLTKEGGVRKAKGVKRYVTEKSINFDEYKQCILKEDNDIYKSHSKQGS, from the exons ATGCTAAGAAAAGGCGTGTACCCCTATAAACACATGGATGGATGGCAGCGATTTGAAGAGCTGGAGCTGCCACCAAAGGAGGCCTTTTACAGCAAGCTAAGCATGAATGAGATCAGTGATGAAGATTATCAATACGCTAAAGAGGTGTGGAATGTCATTACCCCAAAGGTTGATAATGTCACCATGGGGTACTACCATGATATCTACCTAACCATAGGCGTCTGCCTGGACAACTACAAGCTTGATCCCGCACACTTCTACAGTGCGCCCGGATTAGCCTGGAAGGCAGCCCTGAAATTTACAGGTATCAGAGCTTCTCAACGATCCCAacatgctcctgatgttcgAGAAGGGTATAAGAGGAG ACCATACGATCCGGATGAGGAGTCCTCCTACCTGCAATATCTGGATGCCAACAACCCATATGGCTGGGCCATGCGTCAAGACCTGCCCACGGACGGTTTTAAGTGCGTATCGAATGTCGAGGCATTCACTGAAAGGCGGTTTATCAGAAAGCTCGTTGAGGACAGCAAGGATGGGTACATATTAGAGATAGATATCGATTACCCCGAGGAACTACATAAGAAACATAATGAGCTGCCTTTTCTACCCGGACGAAAGAAGGTCCACAAGGTTGAAAAATTGATACCTAATTTGGAAATCAAGTGTAAGTATGTTGTACATATAAGGGCCCTCTACGAGGCTATAAACCATGGTCTTGAGTTCAAGAAAGTGCATAGGGTCATCAGGTTCAACCAGAAGGCATGGCTGGCGGGCTATATCGATCACAACACAAGGTTGAGAACAAACGCAAGGAACGAGTTCGAGAAGGATTTCTACAAGCTGATGAACCTCTTGGTGTTCGGGAAGACCATGGAGAATATCAGAAATCACCGCAATATCCAACTGGTCACCAATGAGGAAAAGTACATGAAGCTCGTAATGAAGCCTAATTTCAAGGGTGGTAGCCGGTCCAGCAAGAACCTACTAGGTGTAGAGATGGGCAAGACCGAGGTGAAGATGAAAAAGCCCATTTACATTTGGCAGGTTATATTGGATATGTCTAAGCTAATCATGTACGAGTTTCATTATGACTACATGCAGCCTAAGTACGGTAGCAAGCTCCAACTCTCTTACATGGACACGGACTCCTTCGTTTATGATATACGAACAGAGGACTTCTACAGGGATATAGCGCAGGATGTTGAGGCACGCTTTGATACAAGTGCCTACAATGCGGATGATAACAGGCCTTTCCCCATAGGGGAAAACAAGAAAGTGGTAGGCCTCATGAAGGATGAATTAGGCGGAAAAATCATGACCGAATTAATCACCCTTAGGGCAGAACTCTATGCGTACAAGAGCCTTACCAAGGAAGGTGGTGTTCGCAAAGCGAAGGGTGTCAAGAGATATGTCACCGAAAAATCCATCAATTTCGATGAATATAAGCAGTGCATCCTGAAAGAGGACAATGATATCTACAAGAGCCATTCAAAACAAGGGTCATAA